Proteins from one Nakamurella multipartita DSM 44233 genomic window:
- a CDS encoding sensor histidine kinase, which translates to MASVGAVVAYLTVWLLAPALFDRQVGMMNNGGMGSGSGGGAQAGLRDAFRFALTTALAVGLTASVVAAVVVAWFVTRRLMRPLHAVRAATRRIAAGDYRVSVPVPREPELAALATDVNTLGSALADTEARRTRLLGDVAHELRTPLTALDGYVEGLIDGVFAPTPDILGSLSDELRRLHRLAEDLSSLSRAQEQGLDLHPVDADLADLARRAAARLAPQFRDAQVTLTVQADQMVPVTADPDRIIQVLTNLLGNALLATAAGGAVTIAARAGARSGEVSVTDTGVGLAEADLERVFERFYRAPGQPRRSAGSGIGLTIARDIARGHGGNVTASSPGPGQGARFTVTIPLRAHRRSEIAEHLQS; encoded by the coding sequence GTGGCTTCCGTCGGAGCCGTCGTGGCGTACCTGACGGTGTGGCTGCTTGCGCCGGCCCTGTTCGATCGCCAGGTCGGCATGATGAACAACGGCGGCATGGGCTCGGGGTCGGGGGGCGGAGCGCAGGCCGGTTTGCGTGACGCGTTCCGGTTCGCCCTCACCACGGCCCTGGCCGTCGGGCTCACCGCCAGCGTGGTGGCCGCCGTCGTCGTGGCCTGGTTCGTCACGCGCCGGCTGATGCGCCCGCTGCACGCGGTGCGGGCGGCCACCCGGCGGATCGCGGCGGGTGACTACCGAGTCAGCGTGCCGGTGCCGAGGGAGCCGGAACTGGCCGCGCTGGCCACCGATGTGAACACCCTGGGCTCCGCGCTGGCCGACACCGAGGCCCGCCGCACTCGGCTGCTCGGCGATGTCGCGCACGAACTGCGCACGCCGTTGACCGCCCTGGACGGATATGTCGAGGGCCTGATCGATGGAGTGTTCGCGCCGACTCCGGACATCCTTGGGTCGCTCAGTGACGAGCTGCGCCGGCTGCACCGGTTGGCCGAGGACCTTTCCAGTCTGTCCCGGGCCCAGGAGCAGGGCCTGGATCTGCATCCGGTCGACGCGGACCTCGCCGACCTTGCTCGTCGTGCGGCCGCCCGGCTGGCCCCGCAGTTCCGGGACGCGCAGGTCACGTTGACCGTCCAGGCCGACCAGATGGTGCCGGTCACCGCCGATCCCGACCGGATCATCCAGGTGCTGACGAACCTGCTCGGCAACGCGCTGCTCGCCACCGCGGCGGGCGGGGCCGTGACGATTGCCGCCCGCGCCGGCGCCCGGAGCGGCGAGGTCTCGGTGACCGACACCGGGGTGGGTCTGGCCGAGGCGGACCTCGAACGGGTCTTCGAGCGCTTCTACCGGGCGCCGGGCCAGCCTCGCCGGTCGGCCGGGTCGGGCATCGGGCTGACCATCGCCCGGGACATCGCCCGCGGACACGGGGGAAACGTGACCGCCTCCTCACCCGGCCCCGGTCAGGGCGCCCGCTTCACGGTGACCATTCCGCTGCGTGCGCATCGGCGCTCCGAAATCGCCGAGCACCTTCAGAGCTGA
- a CDS encoding MarR family winged helix-turn-helix transcriptional regulator, whose product MALQDQPSRVGDLAARLRLAGNTVSTLVQQLVHAGFVHRSPDAADRRAAVIALTDAGRSQLAGWDAAHQQRIGDALSELSPADRTAIQAALPALDHLVEELAGQKRP is encoded by the coding sequence ATGGCCCTGCAGGACCAGCCCAGCAGGGTCGGAGACCTCGCCGCGAGGCTTCGATTGGCCGGCAACACCGTGAGCACCCTGGTGCAGCAGCTGGTCCATGCCGGCTTCGTCCACCGCAGTCCGGACGCCGCGGACCGGCGGGCCGCCGTGATCGCCCTGACCGACGCGGGCCGCAGTCAACTCGCCGGCTGGGATGCCGCCCACCAGCAGCGCATCGGTGATGCGCTCAGCGAGCTGTCCCCGGCGGACCGCACCGCCATCCAGGCGGCGTTGCCGGCGCTGGACCATCTCGTCGAGGAACTCGCCGGCCAAAAACGCCCATGA
- a CDS encoding DUF2202 domain-containing protein produces MALLVGFGLVGTAVAGPSAPSVATATVAVASDESRDADLAYSRDEERMARDLYTLFGQTYDAPVFDRIAASEQQHFDEVGALLTTYGVADPAAGLPAGTYANAEVQALYDQWKAQGLESQDAAFAVGVALEQADIADLEKLLARNTDTDVQQVFTHLLTASRHHLAAFTSNASGARCSGTGDAMGVVNRTGTDVRGSGMGTGHGMGVTDR; encoded by the coding sequence ATGGCGTTGTTGGTGGGTTTCGGATTGGTGGGGACGGCGGTCGCGGGGCCATCGGCACCGAGCGTGGCCACGGCCACCGTGGCAGTGGCGTCGGACGAGAGCCGGGACGCCGACCTCGCCTACAGCCGGGACGAGGAGCGGATGGCCAGGGATCTGTACACGCTGTTCGGGCAGACGTATGACGCGCCGGTCTTCGATCGGATCGCGGCCAGCGAACAACAGCACTTCGACGAGGTCGGGGCTCTGTTGACCACCTATGGCGTGGCCGATCCGGCCGCCGGACTACCGGCGGGAACCTACGCCAACGCGGAGGTGCAGGCACTGTACGACCAGTGGAAGGCGCAGGGCCTGGAATCCCAGGACGCCGCATTCGCCGTTGGCGTCGCGCTCGAGCAGGCCGATATCGCTGACCTGGAGAAGCTTCTCGCGCGGAACACGGACACGGACGTGCAGCAGGTGTTCACTCATCTGCTCACCGCCTCGCGGCACCACCTGGCCGCGTTCACCAGCAACGCCAGCGGTGCCCGCTGCTCCGGAACTGGAGATGCCATGGGTGTCGTGAACCGGACGGGCACCGACGTTCGCGGGTCGGGCATGGGAACGGGCCACGGGATGGGCGTGACCGATAGGTGA
- the lgt gene encoding prolipoprotein diacylglyceryl transferase, with amino-acid sequence MLSFIPSPSQGVWYVGPVPIRAYALCIIAGILVAVFWTRRRWQAAGHDPEDIVDVAMWAVPFGIVGGRLYHVVTDPELYFAAGAQPIRALYIWDGGLGIWGAVALGGVGAWIGCRRRGIRLRDFADALAPGLAVAQAIGRWGNYFNQELYGAPTTVPWALWIDPANRPPETPDIALYHPTFLYESLWDVGVAVLLVWASKRFALRDGRLFALYVASYTVGRAWVEALRVDHANHFLGLRLNDWTSLLVFVGAVAYLILRRPRPTAETDLTSATGVAPSPPAPAAGPKPPKDPPVR; translated from the coding sequence TTGCTGTCCTTCATTCCGAGCCCGTCGCAGGGCGTCTGGTACGTGGGACCAGTACCGATCCGCGCCTATGCTCTGTGCATCATCGCGGGGATTCTGGTCGCGGTGTTCTGGACCAGGCGCCGGTGGCAGGCCGCCGGGCACGATCCCGAGGACATCGTTGATGTCGCGATGTGGGCGGTGCCGTTCGGCATCGTCGGCGGCCGCTTGTATCACGTGGTCACCGACCCCGAGTTGTACTTCGCGGCCGGAGCGCAGCCCATCCGGGCGCTGTACATATGGGACGGCGGGCTGGGCATCTGGGGTGCGGTGGCGCTCGGCGGCGTCGGCGCGTGGATCGGTTGCCGCCGCCGCGGAATTCGGCTGCGGGACTTCGCCGATGCCCTCGCGCCCGGGCTGGCCGTCGCCCAGGCGATCGGGCGATGGGGCAACTACTTCAACCAGGAGCTGTACGGCGCACCCACCACCGTGCCGTGGGCGCTGTGGATTGACCCGGCCAACCGACCACCGGAAACCCCGGACATCGCGCTGTACCACCCGACATTCTTGTATGAGTCGCTCTGGGACGTCGGGGTGGCGGTGCTGCTGGTCTGGGCCAGCAAACGGTTCGCACTGCGCGACGGCCGATTGTTCGCCCTGTACGTCGCCTCATACACAGTCGGCCGGGCCTGGGTGGAGGCACTCCGCGTCGACCACGCGAACCACTTCCTCGGGCTGCGGCTCAACGACTGGACCTCGTTGCTCGTGTTCGTCGGCGCAGTGGCCTACCTGATACTGAGGCGTCCCCGGCCGACCGCAGAGACTGACCTGACATCAGCCACCGGCGTCGCGCCCTCTCCGCCGGCCCCCGCCGCGGGACCGAAGCCCCCGAAAGACCCCCCGGTCCGATGA
- a CDS encoding FAD-dependent oxidoreductase, which yields MKIVVVGGVAAGMSCAARARRLDESAEIVVFERANHVSFANCGLPYHIGEVIKDRSRLLLQTPQSLHESLAIDVRIATEVLAIRPDRKSVTVRDLDSGREYEEPYEQLALCPGASPITPPLPGVDHPDIHVLRRIGDMDVIKAAVDGRSASGRPPITHGVVIGAGYIGLEMAENLHERGVQVVVVEMADQIMPPLDRELTTTMESYIRAHGVELRLGTQAAAFSRSPGGWLRVELTNGEFVQTDLVLLAAGVRPSTELAVAAGIDLGPRGGIKVDAHMRTSVPGIYAAGDAIEVEHLVLPGTWLIPLAGPANRQGRVAAENMCGRDTVFDPVQGTSIVKVFDMVAGGTGANQRQLDAAGVPYERVQIHPSGHAGYYPGTAKMQLKVLFEPVTGKLLGAGIVGFDGVDKRLDVLATALRGGMTVHDLEGLELAYAPPFGSAKDPINMAGFVAANLLKKDLRLWYPSEYPGATDGARIIDVRGPQEYAIWHLPGAENVPLPTLREAQQDWDRSRPIRLYCAVGFRSYLAYRALVQRGFTDVRTLSGGMTTFRSYHDVPSAESVDTIEPVVNYGEDRTGINAVRVTAAGPVAATGVLVDLDCTGLACPGPIMALQARMAELAPGDEVLAHVSDPGFRLDAPAWAAKNGHSMLELVPEGPGYAARFRKGGIGIVPGGPAARLKDKKSFVVFSGEFDRVLASFILANAAASMGDEVSMFFTFWGLNALRRLDPPTREKNALDRAFSAVLPSGPDSLPLSTMNMFGGGPALIKKIMKDHHVPSLPELIASAQQTGVRLIACTMTMDLLGIAHEDLIDGVELGGAAMFFGEANESNGAFFI from the coding sequence ATGAAGATCGTTGTTGTCGGCGGCGTGGCGGCGGGCATGTCATGCGCGGCGCGGGCCCGGCGGCTGGATGAGTCCGCCGAGATCGTGGTGTTCGAGCGGGCGAATCATGTGTCGTTCGCCAACTGCGGTTTGCCGTATCACATCGGCGAGGTGATCAAGGACCGCAGCCGGCTGCTGCTGCAGACCCCGCAGAGCTTGCACGAGTCGTTGGCGATCGACGTGCGCATCGCCACCGAGGTTCTCGCCATCCGCCCCGACCGCAAGTCCGTGACCGTCCGGGACCTCGACAGCGGGCGCGAGTACGAGGAGCCGTACGAACAGCTCGCGTTGTGCCCCGGGGCGTCGCCGATCACGCCGCCACTGCCCGGGGTCGACCATCCCGACATCCACGTGTTGCGCCGGATCGGCGACATGGACGTGATCAAGGCCGCGGTCGACGGGCGGAGCGCGTCGGGCCGGCCACCCATCACGCACGGGGTGGTGATCGGCGCGGGGTACATCGGCCTGGAAATGGCGGAGAACCTGCACGAGCGCGGCGTGCAGGTCGTGGTCGTCGAGATGGCCGACCAGATCATGCCGCCGCTGGACCGTGAACTGACCACCACCATGGAGAGCTACATCCGGGCCCACGGCGTCGAGCTGCGGCTGGGCACCCAGGCGGCCGCATTCAGCCGGTCTCCCGGCGGCTGGCTACGGGTCGAACTGACGAACGGCGAATTCGTCCAGACCGACCTGGTCCTGCTCGCCGCCGGGGTGCGGCCCAGCACCGAACTCGCGGTCGCGGCCGGCATCGACCTCGGACCGCGGGGCGGCATCAAGGTCGACGCGCACATGCGGACCAGTGTCCCCGGCATCTACGCCGCCGGCGATGCGATCGAGGTCGAACATCTGGTGCTGCCCGGGACCTGGCTGATCCCGCTGGCCGGGCCGGCGAACCGGCAGGGCCGGGTGGCCGCGGAGAACATGTGCGGCCGGGACACGGTGTTCGACCCGGTGCAGGGCACCTCGATCGTGAAGGTGTTCGACATGGTCGCCGGCGGCACCGGTGCGAACCAGCGGCAGCTGGATGCGGCCGGAGTGCCGTACGAGCGGGTGCAGATCCATCCGTCCGGGCACGCCGGCTATTACCCGGGCACCGCGAAGATGCAGCTCAAGGTGCTGTTCGAACCGGTGACCGGCAAGCTGCTGGGCGCCGGCATCGTGGGCTTCGACGGGGTCGACAAGCGGCTCGACGTGCTGGCCACGGCGCTGCGTGGCGGGATGACGGTGCACGACCTGGAGGGTCTCGAGCTGGCCTACGCGCCGCCGTTCGGGTCGGCCAAGGACCCGATCAACATGGCCGGGTTCGTGGCCGCCAACCTGCTGAAGAAGGACCTGCGGTTGTGGTACCCCAGTGAATACCCGGGGGCCACCGATGGTGCTCGGATCATCGACGTTCGGGGTCCTCAGGAGTACGCGATCTGGCATCTGCCCGGCGCGGAGAACGTCCCGCTGCCGACCCTGCGGGAGGCCCAGCAGGACTGGGACCGGAGCCGGCCGATCCGGCTCTATTGCGCGGTCGGGTTCCGCAGCTACCTGGCCTACCGGGCACTGGTGCAACGCGGCTTCACCGATGTGCGGACCCTGTCCGGCGGGATGACGACCTTCCGCTCCTACCATGATGTCCCGTCCGCGGAGAGCGTCGACACCATCGAGCCGGTGGTCAACTACGGCGAGGACCGCACCGGCATCAACGCCGTGCGGGTGACCGCCGCCGGGCCGGTCGCGGCCACCGGAGTATTGGTGGACCTGGACTGCACCGGCCTGGCCTGCCCCGGACCGATCATGGCGTTGCAGGCCAGGATGGCCGAGCTCGCCCCGGGCGACGAGGTGCTGGCCCACGTCTCCGACCCCGGGTTCCGGCTCGACGCCCCGGCGTGGGCGGCCAAGAACGGTCACTCGATGCTGGAGCTGGTGCCCGAGGGACCCGGCTACGCCGCCCGGTTCCGCAAGGGCGGTATCGGGATCGTCCCCGGCGGCCCGGCCGCCCGGCTGAAGGACAAGAAGTCGTTCGTGGTGTTCTCCGGCGAGTTCGACCGGGTGCTGGCCTCGTTCATCCTGGCCAACGCCGCCGCGTCGATGGGCGACGAGGTGTCGATGTTCTTCACCTTCTGGGGTCTCAACGCGCTGCGTCGGCTGGACCCGCCGACCCGCGAGAAGAATGCGCTGGACCGGGCGTTCTCGGCCGTCCTGCCGTCGGGGCCGGACAGCCTGCCGCTGTCCACGATGAACATGTTCGGGGGTGGACCGGCGCTGATCAAGAAGATCATGAAGGATCACCACGTGCCGAGCCTGCCCGAGCTGATCGCTTCCGCGCAGCAGACCGGGGTGCGGTTGATCGCCTGCACGATGACCATGGATCTGTTGGGCATCGCCCATGAGGACCTGATCGACGGCGTCGAACTGGGCGGGGCGGCGATGTTCTTCGGTGAGGCGAACGAGTCCAACGGGGCGTTCTTCATCTGA
- a CDS encoding MFS transporter, translated as MGRPSYLLTLVALVAPIGQLADSVGRKLLYTYGFAVFGVASVGCALAGNLIVLDTFRVLQAVGAAMLQANSVALISLAVPRARLGRAVGVQGAAQAVGLALGPAVGGLLLEFGSWRLLFVVNLPASVLGLITVWFFLPRSRFLAPHRGMDWTGLALFVPAVSAVMLGLSLAAEGAAPWMLGALAVAALLLGGGFVWHAGRHPSPALDITLFRSVPFTVGLATGLLSYTATFGLLFSAPGLLETAYDLSHGQAGLTLTCLPAALALTAPLAGGLADRIGTRWVTTAGMVLATGGLLLITRQPALPELMAAFALVGVGMALFTPANNATIMSSAPTDRAGTAAGILNMTRGIGTALGVAAGTLAFTAAAGSGDPTTVTAVDAARGGAVTAAVLAGLTLTAAVITALPSPGNIRTR; from the coding sequence ATGGGTCGCCCTTCCTATCTGCTGACCCTGGTCGCGCTGGTTGCCCCGATCGGCCAGCTGGCCGACTCGGTCGGCCGAAAACTGCTCTACACCTACGGGTTCGCCGTGTTCGGCGTCGCCTCCGTTGGCTGCGCGCTGGCCGGCAACCTGATCGTGCTGGACACCTTCCGGGTCCTGCAGGCGGTCGGCGCAGCGATGCTGCAGGCCAACAGCGTCGCCTTGATCAGTCTCGCCGTCCCCCGGGCCCGGCTGGGCCGGGCCGTCGGGGTGCAGGGCGCCGCCCAGGCCGTCGGTCTCGCGCTTGGACCGGCGGTCGGCGGACTGCTGCTCGAGTTCGGCAGCTGGCGGCTGCTGTTTGTCGTGAACCTGCCCGCCTCGGTCCTCGGCCTGATCACCGTATGGTTCTTCCTGCCCCGCAGCCGCTTCCTGGCACCTCACCGCGGCATGGACTGGACCGGGCTTGCCCTGTTCGTGCCCGCCGTCTCCGCCGTCATGCTCGGCCTGTCCCTGGCAGCCGAGGGCGCGGCACCTTGGATGCTCGGTGCCCTGGCCGTGGCCGCGCTGCTGCTGGGTGGGGGATTCGTGTGGCACGCCGGTCGCCACCCCAGCCCAGCCCTGGACATCACCCTGTTCCGCAGCGTCCCCTTCACCGTGGGCCTGGCCACCGGTCTGCTGTCCTACACCGCCACGTTCGGGCTGCTGTTCAGCGCCCCCGGCCTGTTGGAAACGGCATACGACCTCTCGCATGGCCAAGCGGGACTCACGCTGACCTGCCTACCCGCGGCCCTGGCCCTCACGGCGCCGCTGGCCGGCGGACTGGCCGACCGGATCGGAACGCGATGGGTCACCACCGCGGGCATGGTGCTGGCCACCGGCGGACTGCTGCTGATCACCCGCCAACCGGCGCTACCGGAACTGATGGCGGCCTTCGCGCTGGTCGGTGTCGGTATGGCGCTGTTCACTCCGGCCAACAACGCCACGATCATGAGTTCGGCACCGACCGACCGCGCCGGGACCGCCGCGGGCATCCTGAACATGACCCGCGGGATAGGCACCGCACTCGGCGTCGCGGCCGGAACCCTTGCGTTCACGGCCGCCGCCGGATCGGGTGACCCCACCACGGTCACCGCTGTGGACGCCGCCCGGGGCGGGGCTGTGACCGCCGCCGTCCTCGCCGGATTGACCCTGACCGCCGCCGTCATCACCGCCCTCCCCTCGCCCGGGAATATCCGGACACGCTGA
- a CDS encoding cysteine--tRNA ligase: protein MTVGTEYSSGVIGRAGRVERPEPRLRSAEFRLAGAALPVVSPARMYVCGITPYDVTHLGHAATFVWADAAQAVLRSIGVHTVSCRNVTDVDDVLTAAADAHGRHYDEHAVYQEFLFEQDMAALRVARPTHTPRARHFVPQVRQLAAALLATGHAYQRDGSVYFRGRGAVAAAGLSGDLAVELSAEFGDAPEDPAREDPFDVPVWRPSTDRDPAWPSPWGWGRPGWHAECAAMSMATLGAGVDVLIGGQDLVFPHHAYQAALVQAASGVAPFARRAMHVGAVHYQGRKMAKSTGNLVLISDLLRSCPPAAVRMLLLNRPWGSGWEYHEADLEAASADLEALYVAAGRPNRSAGAAEAVTAALLNDLDVPAAVAVARQEGGDAARGLVSVLALS from the coding sequence ATGACGGTTGGCACTGAGTACTCGTCGGGAGTAATCGGCCGGGCCGGCCGGGTGGAGCGCCCGGAACCGCGCCTGCGCAGCGCCGAGTTCCGGCTCGCCGGCGCGGCGTTGCCGGTGGTCAGCCCGGCCAGGATGTACGTGTGCGGGATCACCCCGTACGACGTGACGCACCTGGGGCACGCGGCGACGTTCGTCTGGGCCGATGCCGCGCAGGCGGTGCTGAGGTCGATCGGCGTGCACACGGTGTCGTGCCGCAACGTCACCGACGTGGACGACGTGCTGACCGCGGCCGCGGACGCGCATGGCCGGCACTACGACGAGCACGCGGTCTACCAGGAGTTCCTGTTCGAGCAGGACATGGCTGCCCTGCGGGTGGCGCGGCCGACGCATACGCCGCGGGCCCGGCACTTCGTCCCGCAGGTGCGGCAGCTGGCTGCCGCGCTGCTCGCCACCGGCCATGCCTATCAGCGGGACGGGTCGGTGTACTTCCGGGGCCGCGGCGCCGTGGCTGCCGCCGGGCTGTCCGGCGACCTGGCCGTGGAGTTGTCCGCGGAGTTCGGCGACGCCCCCGAGGATCCGGCGCGCGAGGACCCGTTCGATGTGCCGGTGTGGCGACCATCCACGGACCGGGACCCGGCGTGGCCCAGCCCGTGGGGGTGGGGCCGGCCGGGGTGGCACGCCGAGTGTGCGGCCATGTCGATGGCGACGCTCGGGGCCGGTGTGGACGTGCTGATCGGTGGTCAGGATCTGGTGTTCCCGCACCATGCCTATCAGGCCGCCCTGGTACAGGCGGCGTCAGGAGTGGCGCCGTTCGCCCGCCGCGCCATGCACGTCGGCGCGGTGCATTACCAGGGCCGGAAGATGGCGAAGTCGACCGGCAACCTCGTGCTGATCAGTGACTTGTTGCGTAGTTGCCCGCCGGCCGCGGTCCGGATGCTGTTGCTGAATCGGCCATGGGGGTCCGGGTGGGAGTACCACGAGGCGGATCTCGAGGCGGCGTCCGCCGACCTGGAGGCTCTGTACGTCGCGGCCGGGCGACCGAACCGGTCCGCGGGGGCCGCCGAGGCGGTCACCGCGGCCTTGTTGAATGACCTGGATGTCCCC
- a CDS encoding response regulator, which translates to MRKVLVVDDEPHIRTVLRGYLEADGFEVVDAADGETAVDLVRRDPPDLVLLDVMLPGIDGLEVLRRLRAVSDAYVILVTARAEEVDKLVGLAVGADDYVTKPFSPREVTARVKAVLRRDRGGRTGEDVVLRFRGLSIDLAGREVHADGAPVALSSLEFDLLAALAGAPGRVFSRAQLLERVWGYDFYGDERVVDVHIRSLRSRLGDPAADPRLIATVRGVGYKFVGSPR; encoded by the coding sequence ATGCGAAAGGTTCTGGTCGTCGACGACGAGCCGCACATCCGGACCGTGTTACGCGGGTATCTGGAGGCCGACGGGTTCGAGGTGGTCGACGCCGCGGACGGGGAGACCGCAGTGGATCTGGTCCGGCGTGATCCGCCGGACTTGGTGCTGCTGGACGTGATGCTGCCGGGGATCGACGGTCTGGAGGTTCTGCGTCGGTTGCGGGCCGTGAGCGATGCGTACGTCATTCTGGTCACCGCGCGGGCCGAGGAGGTCGACAAGCTCGTCGGGCTCGCGGTGGGGGCGGATGACTACGTGACCAAGCCGTTCAGCCCGCGGGAGGTCACTGCCCGGGTGAAGGCGGTGCTCCGGCGGGATCGCGGCGGGCGAACCGGAGAGGATGTGGTGCTGCGGTTCCGGGGCCTATCGATCGATCTGGCGGGTCGGGAGGTTCACGCCGACGGAGCGCCGGTGGCGTTGTCGAGTCTGGAGTTCGACCTGCTGGCCGCACTGGCCGGGGCGCCCGGACGGGTCTTCTCCCGCGCCCAACTGCTCGAGCGGGTGTGGGGGTACGACTTCTATGGCGACGAGCGGGTCGTCGATGTGCACATCCGGAGCCTGCGGTCGCGGTTGGGTGACCCGGCCGCCGACCCGCGTCTGATCGCCACCGTTCGGGGTGTGGGTTACAAGTTCGTGGGCAGCCCTCGATGA